The DNA region TTTGCTAGACAGTGAGGAGGATGGACAGTCAGGGGGCTGGGCAGTGAGGTTCAGAGAAAAAGGTCGGGTTTGAATTGTCCAGAAAGGCATTTCCTGCTGAGCCTGGGCCTGTTGGCGGCAGGGCAGAGGGATCCAAGGGGACTGTGGGAAATTCAGCCTGGCTCCAGCAGGCTCTGCTGACATGATGTTATCTGGGTCTCCAGGGCTGGAAGAGCAACCTTAAAAGCTCCTCGCATCTCCCTCTTTTTCAGCTGCACTGATAAGCTAGAATTTCTCCTTTACTCAGAAAAAGGTGGGATGACCTTTGTTTTGCGAAACGCTGCCATCTGGTGGTACTTTTCTGGAATGCCAACTTGCGGTCACATTTCCTTTGTGGTCGCTAAGGCACAATTTGCTCATTCAGAATTCACTGACTCTTTATTTACTGGGTccctatgtgtcaggcactgtgtttgGTCCTGGAATTCAGCAGGGAACAAGGCCCCCGCCTCCACAGAGCTGACATTCTAGTTGAGGAGGCTGACAATATATGAATAATCACATGAACCGAGGTTGTGACCCTAGGTCTAGGTGAGGTGTGATGACAGTTCCCTGGGGGTGTCAGCTGTGCATCCTGCTTGGTGACATCACAGATGCCAGCGACATGGAAAGAATATGCGTAGGGTGGCATCTGCCTAATTTTCTGCAAAATCTCTCACCTGCCTGGCAGGGGATCATGGTGGGACTTTGGAAATTCCCTTGGTCCGGCTGCCCAGCCAGTGCCTGAATCTGGGCTGCCATCTCCTTGTCAGTTGTCCAGCCACTCTGTGAACACTGACACTAAACTCACTTTTTctagtagatttttttcttttctttttaaaaaatatttatttatttattaactaagagcaggttgcaccaggtcttagttgtggcttgctagctccttagttgcagcaggtgggctgcttagttacagcatgcatgtgggatctagttccttgaccacggatcgaacccaggccccctgcattgggagcacggagtcttaaccactgcgccaccagagatgTCCCCACTAGCAGATTTTTCTATTGTAGATTATACTCTCTCACCTGGACAACTGCAGTAGCTGTTTTATTGGTTTTCCTGATTCTGCCCTGACCCCCATCTGGCAGCTAGAGACATCCTATTAAAACCTTAATAGTGAtaatgtcactcctctgctcagaacttGGCAGTGGCTTTTCTTCATGCTTTGAATAAAGTCCAAGTTCCTTACAATAGTCATCAAGGCCCTGTATGCTATCACTGCCTGCCTCTGTCTGACATCACTTCCTGCCACTTTCCTTCCTGCTTTTTATGCTCTAGCTACACTGGCCTCCTCACTGTCCCTCCAGCATCTAACCAGGACTCtgcctcaggccctttgcactgcctgttccctctgcctggaacatttcCCCTCAGATACCTACACAGCTCCCTCCCTTACCTCCTCAGATGACCTTTGTCATGTAGGCCCCCCTTGACCCCTCTATCTAAAACAGTTTCTTGTCGCCCTGCACCTGCCACTCTTATCCTTCTTTGGATTTTCTCAGAGCATGGATTGCTAGTTGAAATTACCTCATATATTGTATTGTTTCTTGTCTGTTTCCCCTACTGAATGtcagctcctccagggcaggCGCTTTTTCTGCTTTGCTCCTCTGTGTTCCCAGCACCCGGgccagtgcttggcatatagtaggccccaaatagttgttgaataaatgcagagagtcccctgttgtattgagtgtttactatctTCCTAGTGCTGCACATCTGTCATTGCACCAATTCTGTGAGACTATAGCTGGAATCCAAGCTTGTGTGACTCCAGCGTCTTGGCTTGACTCAGATATTCAGTCTCCTTAAGCTCCACTTGCCTCTTCTGTGAGATGGATTCgacaataaaacaaatacatacatatatatatatatgtaggagTTGGGGTTCTGGCGAGTGACAGGTGGTACGCCCGGCAGAGTTGAATGGAATATAATTTGACAAGGGTTCCATTCGCTATGGTGCGGGCAGGGGGAAGTGGTGTTATAGGAGCCTAGTGAGGGCAGGATCCATGGCTGAGGGGCCCCTCCATGCAGGACTGAGGGTGAGGTGGGTGGAGGGGCAATAAACACCTGGGCTGCACTCTCCTCCCCATGGGTGCCTCACTGGCTAAACTCAATCAGCGGCCAGGGGGCCTCTCTGATGCACAGGCTTCCCTGGGGGGCAGAGGGCACAAAGAAGGACCctaaagttgttgtgaggattacatgaagtCCGGGACTTGACCTGCCTGGTCCAGCAGCAGTGACATAATTGACATCGTTATTAGGTGGGTGTTGAAAGCAATAGATGATTGTTCTGCTGTCGTActttatttcctccttccctccttcccctgagCATTTCAACTCTGCTCAGAGTTGAGAGCCATGCAAGGAGTATGTGACTTCCTGAGGTGCCAGAAGCAACACTGTCTGTGTTTACAACACAATCACCTCCTTCCCTCAGTTCAagaatatacacttttttttttcttcgcaTTTTCAAGTTGCTGAACTAGGATATGTCTCATAGCCGGTGAATGTTTGTCATGAGGACAGACCTGGTCTTTCTTGTTCCCCACGGTGTctccagcacctaggacagtgcccAGCTCACAGGAGATGCTtggtaaatgtttgtggaatgagtgCACTAATTCTGACAGCAGTAGTGCCCTGTGTGTTCACaagtgtctctgtgtgtgtgtgtgtgtgtgtgtgtgtgtgtgagagagagagagagagagagagagagagagagagagagagagagagagactgtcaAGGCCTGTCAAGAAACGcttgacaatttctttttttttttaatatttagttagttagtttggctgcactgggtcttagttgtggcacgcgggatcttctaGTTGTAGCATGagagctcttagttgcagcatgtggacttagttgcggcatgcatgcaggatctagtccccgaccagggatcaaacccgggccgcCTGCATTTGGAGCatgcagtcttacccactggaccaccagggaagtccatggctTGACAATTTCTTGTCAAGAAATTCTCTCCCTGGGGAAAGTCTGAAGATCCCACGTTTTGGCCAGATGGCCTTCCCTGTCTGGTTTGGCCCAGTCCTGGTCTGGGACTGTGGACTTGGGTGAAGAAGCTGAAGGTCTCAAAGGCCACATCATCAGAAAATACCTACTCACTGGGCCCCTGACTGTGGTAGCACAGGGAGCATCTCATGGACATGGACGCCCAGCAAcgtccttctttttttatggtggAATATTTCAGACCTAGCCCAATGTGGAGAGAACAATATAATAAACCCTCATGAAAAGCTAAGAAATAAGCCTAGATGAATACCACTGGAGCTTCTGCattcctgcccttcctcctcaGAGGTAACTGCTATGCTGAATTTGGTATTTATAATTCCCgcggaggggtgtgtgtgtgtgtgtgtgtatatatatacacacacatatatatattcaatgtatataaaatatatacagtcaGTTCTCATGATGGATGGTAGTTACAGTCTATAAAATCCCCATGAACACTGAACTGACAAGTACTGAACCGttgctcctaggggaaatacgTACACACCTATCTCACACAGATTATAATCTTAAATCCTAAAAACAACTCATTCTCGtagattctcttttaaaaaagggaagaacAAGATTCAGAGGTATTAAGTGACTGGCCCGAGAGTGCCCCACTAACAGGtgtcagagctggaattcaaaccccgTCCTCCTGGTCCCGGAGCTGGAGCTCCTTGAACTGCACCACACAGCCACTGGCTCCCTCCATCCAAGAAGGCAGATCGGGGCCTCGTTTGACCTCAGCTGCAAATGTGCATGTTGGGTGACTCCGAATTTTTGCTGTTCTGCGTATGTCTGTGCATGACTACAAAAGCACCTCAGATATTGGTTCGGGGGTTACAAATCAATTTTTAGCAAATAGGTAAATTCACAAATACCAAATCTGTGAATAGTgaagattgacatatatatacttaggtatatatatcaatacaatatcatatatatgtgatatatacatatcatatcatatgtaatatgatcatatatatgtaatcatatatatgtaatagtatcatatatatgtattatatgtaatatatgtatatataatatacatataatacatatgtattatatgtatatatatgtaatatatatattacctaTATGAGTTCTTAAACACTATATAgcactctttttcattttttaagactgTATCTAAATAGTATCACACCAGAAATAGCTTCTGCAAGAGGCTTCtttccatccacgttgttgctaGTGTAGTCATGGTTCGCTTCACGGCGGCAGAGGAATAGctagtgtttactgagcacttgctgtgtgccaggagtGAACGCTTTATACGTCACATCTGGTTGAATCCTCAAGGCCACACTATCAGGTGAATACTATTCTTATACCCATTTGAcaggggaagaaactgaggcacagggaggtgaaATCAGTTGTCATAAGTGCCTAGGAAATGTTAATTGGAGGAATGGGTGATGGTAACCACTGGAATGATGCCAACAGGATGATGGGTAAATAGAACGTGGAATTCTAAGTTTAGGTAGACGTATACGTCTACCAAATTTGTCATAGAGAAACTTTTAAGGCACACATGGATTCGGGCTTGCTGAAGTTCTGGTGCTCACTGTGGTGCTTTGGGGGGTTCGGCTTGTGGGGAAGGTGGACAAGACCTGGCCGCTGCCCAAATTCCATAGCAGTTGTCCTTGGAGACGCCACCTTCTCTTCCAGCGGTCTCCTGCGTCGTGGCAGAGTGGAGCAGCTGGAGTCGCTGTGTCAAGCCCTGCCAGGTCTCTTACCGTCTCCGCCAAAGGCATGTCCTGCAGGAGCCAAGAAACGGGGgtgctccctgccccccactggAAGAACGGGCTGGCTGCGTGGAGTACTGGAACCACCAGGGGGTGGAGTGCCAACAGTCCTTGCGTGAGTTGGGGTGGCCTTGGGGGTGGCTGTCAGAGGGAAGAGCCTGCCCGCACCGCAGGGCCCTCCATAAGTTTCCGTGTGGGGTCTGAGAAGGTGAGGTGAGAAGCTCTGACTTCCTCTGGGCATCTCGATGTCTTCTTTCTGCTCATCTCCCATTGTGAATCAGTCAGGGCTTTGTTTAAATGAAGATGACAGGAAACCCATTTTAAACTGACCGGAGCAAAAATGTGTGGCTCATGTAACTAAGATCTCAGGGTCTGcattcaggcatggctggatctagGAGCTCAAGCAATGTTGCCAGGAACCTATCTCCATCTCTCAGCTCTGTTTTCTAATGAGTTGGCCTCATTCTCAGGTAGGCATTCCCCCTGTAATGGTCTTTGATAGCTCCAGGCTTCCCTGCAACCAGCCTAGCGGCTGGAAGAAAAGGCCTCTTTCCCCTTAGTTTCAGCACAGGTCCTTCGTTTCACCAAACCTTACCGCGGTGTCACCCTCCTGTTTTAAATTCTCCAATAGGTATCCCGCACCCTCGTGAAGCCCAAACTCATCTTCATGGTCTACAAGCTCAAGTGCTCTGGCTCTTACCTCCTGTGACCTCACCTTCCTTCTTCCATCTACATTTTAAAGGATCATTCTGTTCACTGTGGGGACAGGAGACTAAAAGGGGTcagagggcagtggggaggcCAGGGAAGAGGTGACTGCAGTGGTGCAGGCAAGAGAGGAAGGTGTCTGGACCAGGATGGTGGCAGTGGGGTGATGAAAGAGGGAATGtcatttcctctgcctgaaatcctcctccctctcctttgcCACCCACATCTAACTTGCCTGGTTCATCGCTTCCTGTGTAGATGTCAGTTTTCTCCAGGAAGATTTTCCTGACTGCCCCTACTACTGCCCCTACATGCCATCTGCCATGCACTTGGCCACATTACTTGACTCTGTGAGGCCAGTGTTACTAtgcattttacagaaggggaaaccaaggctcagggagGCACAACACCTGCCCAAGATACATGGCTCATCCTGCATCATTTTATTCAACGCTGACAATAACCGTATGATATAGATTCTAgtattatactcatttttttttttttttttttttttttttttttgcggtatgtgggcctctcactgctgtggcctctcccgttgaggagcacaggctccggacgcgcaggctcagcggccatggctcacgggcccagccgctccgcggtatgtgggatcttcccgggccggggcacgaacccgcgtcccctgcatcggcaggtggactctcaaccactgcgccaccagggaagccctagtattatactcattttgctgatgaggagactgaggctctgaAAGGACCAAGATCACTGAGATGTAAGAGGGGGAGCTGGAACCAGAATCTGGGCTTCTCTGGGGCTCTCCTCGCTGCTCTAGGCTACGCCAAAAGCAGCACTGGAtgttggaagagaagagaaaagggaagttgTGTATTAAGTGTGTTACCTTCTCTCGATCACAAGCATTAATTAGTTCAACACCATATCTTTGATTCAGCCCCATCACTCAGAATGGGCAGGGGTAGGGACATCTTTGGGCTCTTTTTCCCCCTAAGGAATCACCAACCTCTCATGGACTGACCCTCAGTTCTCCTGTGTTCTCCTCTGTCTGCTCCAGGAAGGAAGAGGCTTGGAAGTTGGCCCAAcaagataattttattaattcatttatctgTCCATACCTCTGTCCCCCTTTTCTTCCATCCTTACATTTTCCCACCTATTCATTCATCTATGCATCTGGTTcttttatcccttcatctgtccaTCGACCTATCATGTCTTCATCCATCCTTCTTTCCATTCAtcatctctgtctctccttttttccaTCCTCCCATCTTCCCATTTACTCATCACCcatccattcttcctttcttatatCATTTCAGCCACCCAACCATCCATTCAGTTATTaactcatctctttttttctcactcactcacttattcattcatcaaaatcATTCATTTGAAGAACTTTTTATTGAGACTCACTATACAACCCACTGTACTAGGCCCTGAATCTAAGAGATAAATATGATCCTGCCTCCATCATTGCATAAGGGGTACTTGTGGGGACTATCTACCCAGTCACAAGACCCCACAGTCTCCTTAGGGCTACCATAGACATGCCTCTGACACCAGGAGTACCTAATCGTGCTTCCTGTGGTGTCATAGCCTTGGGGGCGGTGGTGCTGGGCTACCTGACTCTGTTTTCTCCTTGGCCCACAGTCCCTGCTCTGATAACCACAGGCAGCTACGGGAAAGAACGAGAAAAGCGAGGTGTCCCCAAGAAGCAGGAGACAATAGGGTAAGTGGAAGCAAATGAACCCAAAGTCAAACTCAGATTTGTGAACATTTTTCCTTGGATTAGACTTTCATcatgtttctctcttcctttttttttttttttttttgcggtacgcgggcctctcactgttgtggcctctcccgttgcggagcacagcctctggacgcacaggcccagcggccatggctcacgggcccagccgctccgcggcacatgggatcttcccagaccggggcacgaacccgtgtcccctgcactggcaggcagactctcagccactgcgccaccagggaagccctctctcttcctttaacTTCTCCCCATTTCTTGTTCTGTTACATTTGTAAACCCATGAACATGAACTTTGAGTCCTTAATGCCTGGTCTCTATTCAGCttcattcacttactcattcaCTCAGTGTTTATTGTTTACACGACAGGTATGTTTATGTTGTTTATATGCGTTAGGCCTTGGGTCTAcagcaaggaagagaaaaggacagaaatacTTGTCCTCATGGAgtcagacaataaacaaacacatagcCTGTCAAATGGtgctaagtgctatggagaaaaatgaagcagggaaGAGGGTGGGTGTGCCAGGGACATCCTTGTTTAGAGGAACTAAGATATTGAAGAGgttatctgggggaagagcatgaCTGGCAGAGGGACTAGCAAGTGCAAAAGTCCTGAGGCAGGACATGCCCGGTGTTCAGGGATCAGCAAGTAGTTCAGGCTGGAATTcagggagagtgagagagagtaGGAAATATGATatattggggggaggggggtggtcagATCACACAGGGTCTACAGGCTGTGGTGGGAAGTTGGGTACTTTCTCTGCATGAGTTGGAGTCATGGGAGGGTTTTGGGCAGAGGAATGACAGGATCTGACTTAGGTTTTCACAGGGTCCCTTTGGATACTATTTGGAGAATGGATCGTAGAGAGGCAAGGAGGGAACCAGGGAGACCAATGCGGGGCCTACAGCAATGGTCCACATGAGAAATGAAGGTGGTTTGGACCAGGGTGGTAGCCCTGTGCCTTTGAAGGGTGGATTTCAGGGACTGGAGTCAGACAGTGTGTTGCCGATGGTGGTGATGAGGTCAAGcatctaggacagtgcctggcacatgacagatactcaacaaatattaattgaaagaATAAGGTCTGAACTAAGGCAGTGCTAAGGGAGATGGAGAGGAGAGCTCTATTTGCTAGGATTCCTTTCACTGCAAGGCACAGAAACTCAGCTCAAACTGGCTCAGGTGAAAAGGAGAATTATTGGTTCCTGTAACTGAGAGGGaagttttgaaataatattaCTTCAAGCATGAACTGGAGCCAAGAGGTCAAATATTATCAGGACACCTTCTCCCCTTTCTGCCTTCATATACTGGCTTCATTCTCAAGCAGGCTCTCTCCCTGTAGTAGCCAAGATGCCCACGAGCAGCCCCACATCCTCCCAGCTTAGCAGCCCCAGCTGACGGGGTCCTTCCTCCCAGTCTCATTGTGTAATTTCTGGAGGAGGTTGATTGGTCCTGCTTGGATCCTAGgcccatccctgaaccaatcactgtgaccCAGATGATGGGACCTCTGATTGGTCAGCTTGAATCATCTGTCCACTCTAGGGGCAGGTATGGGGAGCCAGGACCAGGCATCCTGATTGATTGCCCCTCCAAGACCACGTAGGGTGAGGACAAGAGTTCCCCAAATAAACCACcaaaagagcaaagagaaagaacGTTGGGAAGGCGAAAATTCCAATTATCACAGGCTTCTGGCAAGGACAGGTTCCTGAGGCGTTCTGGGGCAGCTGAGAGGAAAGGGCTCTGGGCCGGCTTTGGGCTGGCTTTGGGCTGTTCCTGGAAGAAAACTGTCCAGTCCTTGGGCTTCCCAGAGGCTgcagccaccagggggcagcagcCCCACACAATAACCTCCCGGGGTCCTTGACAAGCTGCATCTCTTGCAGCAGGGAGTGCCATTTACCACTACTTGTAGAAAAAGTTGGGTCGAagtaaaattttagcaaattgggTCTTAATTCAGATACTCCAGAATGGGACagttatttaaataattcttGCAGTGactcttttctgtaaaataggatCTTTTGCGAAATGTGGTGGAGTGCTTATTGAGGCTTTTGGGGTTAGGCGGTTCCATTTTAGGCactaccacttattagctgtgtgactctggacaagttaCCTTTCTGCTCCTcggtttcctaatctgtaagCTGGGGCCAAGATCCACCTTGCAGGGTTTCCCTATTCCATTGGACCAAATGATTCGGCAAATTTTTGTCGAGCCAGGTCCTAGTCTAGGACTTggacacaacagtgaacaaaacagatacaaATTCCTGCCTTTGTGGAGCTGACATTACTGCGGGGGAGAGAGATGAGAAGTAAACAATATAATCTTTTGGATAAGGTGTTTGAAGAACTGACCCATGGAAGCCCTCAATGATGTTAACTTGAAAAAGCAGGAGCCAAGTCTCATGGATGCAGATTGAGTTGCCCAAAAGGTTTCTTCTGTAGCAGGGAGAAATTGTATCAACCTGAGCCTGCATAGGGCTAGGTACACAGTAGGTGTTGCATAAATGCTCACAGGTGTTTGGGGTGGTGTCTTCCTGTGTGGCTGCAGGTACTGTGTCCAGTTCCGGCTGGGGCCCGTTCCAGGGAGCTGCCAGCAGGTGAGGGCGCCCCATGCCCAGTGGACAAGGTATCTGACCCAGGGCCACACAGTTTGTGTGAGGTGTGAGTGGCCTGCCCAGGATGCCAGGAGCCAGCGCTGCTACGGGGATGGTGGAGGGGCCGGAGGGTAAGCCATGGGACTCGGGCATGGGGAAGTACGACTGTAGAGCCTGGGGCCTCTCTGCAGCCTGAGAGATGAAGGTGCCCAGGGAGTGGGAGCCTGTTTCCTGGCCAGGGCAGGGCGCAGGAGGGTTCTGATCCCAGTGTCTGAGGAGGAGCAGCTCCTGCcatttccagctgtgtgaccttgggcgatcccataacctctctgaacctcaatttccttatctgaaaatgcagataataagAGGACCTCCTCATGGGGCAATGATGAAAGTGAAGTGAGATTGTGCAAGTTGAAGACTTAGCATAGCTCCTGACATCCAGAAAGTACTCAAGAAAAGGGAGCTGGTTTCATTGTTGAATCCTTACAATTCCCTTAAAAGCCAAGTTTGgttaccctcattttatagatggggcaacagaggctcagagaggcattGTGACttagtcaaggtcacacaggattTGACCCAGATTTGGCTATTATCATCCCCCTAGACTCCTCTCACAAGGGCAAATGTCTTGGAAAGCACTTAGCATTACAATAGTAGCTAaagtttattgagtgcctactatgtgccaagcattattCTAAActctatattcattcattcattcaatacatatttgttgagcacttaccatTGAGCATGTGCCAGACAATGTTTTGGGTACTGGGGAGATGCAGTGAACAAAGGAGCTGTGGTCCTTCTCTTATGGAGACACATTCTGCTCTGAGGAGGCAGACATTAGGCAAGTAAACCTGTAATTTGTCAGATGGGAGATAAGTGTTAGGGAAAGAAAGCAGAATCGGGGAAGttctgggcattttttttttttttaaggaaggtgACACTAAGGAGGTGACACTTGGACAGAGTTCAGAAGGAAATGAGGGAGGTAGACATATGGAGGTTTGGGGGAAGGGTATTCCAGGCAgcgggaacagcaagtgcaaaagccctgaggcggGAGCGTGCCACCATTGAGGCTGGCGTGGAATGAGCAAGGGGGAGCGTGGAAGGAGGTGAGGACACATTGACACACAGGATGCCCTTGAAACATTCCAAGAGCCCAAAGTGGATACTTTCGGGATCCTCTCCTTCTAGATGAGGAGACTGATTCACAAAGAGGTGCCCGAGGTCACACACCTAGCAAGTGGCAGAAACAGGCTTTGAACCTAAATTTCTCAGACTCCTTGGCCAAGCTCTAAAGACAAGTCTAGACTGTTTTCCACTGACTGTACTTTTCCATGCAGGGATTATTAGACTGTAGGAACAAGAgctctctctggggtctctccAGGGAGTTCTCCCATTTCTAAGGATGTTAGTTTCCTGACTTTTAAAATTGAGCAGCCCTGCTCACTGTAAACCTAGAGCAGGGAATGCCAGTGCCTGTTGGGGTGTTAGGGACAGATGTATCTGAATGAGAGGCATTGGGACTGCACAGATCTTGGTTCAAACCCCACTTCTGGCCCTTACTAGGTATGTGACTCTGGGCAAACCCTTCTTACCCTGACAGTCCCCACCACTCAGATGGTGGGAAGGATCCTGAGCCCTTTGCACAGCACCTGGCTCCTCATAGATGCTTAGTAGTGGAAGCTGCTCTTGTCATGTTTaacctataaaatgggtataataatatatgtactttgtgaaaatgacacaTGATAAATGTGAtgaacctggcacatagtaggtgcccaataaataaatGGCAGACAATAGGGAGGCCCTCTCAACCAACCTTCCTCCAACCTCTCCCCTCCACCACTTACTCGTCCTAGACCTGAGATTCTACCATTAGAGATTCATTCTTTGGACTAGATGCTCACTTATTAGACCCTCAGTTTACTTATCCATCTTTGAATAAGCCTTTCTAGCCCTAAAACTCTGATTAATCCCAAACTTCTCTTTTTGGATGCAAATACTCCAGGAACATGGCACTTTGGTGAGGCTGAGATGAGGGTCGCAGGGACTGCCGCCTCTACCAGGCATGGGTAGAGATGGAAAGCAGAGTCAGGTCTGTGCCAGGCAGGGGCATCTTTctctgctcccaccccagccaggcCAGGCTCACAGAACAGGTGACGGAAGGTCTGATTGGGGGCATGAGCTCACCAGGCAGGACTGGGCAGAGGAGGAGGATCAAAGTGAGGATGGAGAATCGAGCTGCCAGCCAGATTCTTTCCGTGGGCAGCTGGTGAGGGCGGGCATGCGAAGGGCCCAGCCCCGGGGAGGGTGAGCCTGCCATTTGAGGATTTTAGGACGGTTTATTTAGCATGAGAAGTGTCTCTGAGTTTGGGACAAGCAGAAGGAACACCTGCTATAGTcatgcacctactgtgtgctgggcaccaaGTGGGTGCTTTAGATGTGAGCTCCCACTCAAGCCTCACAAGCCCTGTTGAGACAAGGGACATTCATTCCATTTCATACACTGAGGATGGCAATAACAATGGTAACTTTAAATGCTATCGTTTGTGAAGTGCCTATTAGGTGCGAGGCACTGTGCTTAGaagcttagaacagtgcctggcacataagacaATCTGTGTGTGTTATTATTgccattatttgcatttttaaaagatgtgaatTATACCTACAGAGATTGGCTCAAACACATATGAACAGgttaataaatgtttgcaaaGAGGACACATCTGGGTAGTCACCACCCAGGCAAGGAACAGAACCTGGCTAGCCCCGCAGTCCCACCCCCAaccacagcccctcccctccccatagAGGAGACCACCATCCCGACTTTTATGGTAATCCACTGTACAGTTTTCTTTATAGCTTTACTCAACTCGGTGCAGATCCCTAAACACTACAGTTTAAATTCCCCCCCCCCAAACTTCACATATATAAAGTGGTACAGGATGTACCTTTTAGAATTCGACTTCCTTTGCTCGACATGCGGTTTGCAAGGTCCGTGCACGTGGCTGCCTTGTAGCACTGGATGGTTCATTCTTGTTGCTGAAATGGTTAGCTATTATTGTCATGATCATTTTTACTTTCTCTGCACACAGCATCTCATCAAACCCTCCCAACACTTCAGAGGGGTGGAGATTATAGTTATCTGTTATTCATTGAAGAGTCAGAGGCTCCTAGCAGCTGGGTCAtgaacctccccaccccaccattcCAAAACCTTTCTTAATCACTCCACTCTGTTGCCTCCcaacaggagggaaaggggggtGCAGGGAGGTTAAGGATGTCTTAGTGTCACCAGACCCTAAGAGCCAAGTCTGGATTGCCCCGGGTGGCCTCTAGGGTCAGCAGTTCTGCGGCCAGCCCAACTTCTTCATCAGACACAGTAGACACAGGGCCCAGTGCCCACACATGTTCAGGCTCCAcaaaaatgctttaattttatcctcttaaaatcagaagaaataagATGTA from Tursiops truncatus isolate mTurTru1 chromosome 15, mTurTru1.mat.Y, whole genome shotgun sequence includes:
- the LOC141276552 gene encoding somatomedin-B and thrombospondin type-1 domain-containing protein-like is translated as MAPCGAAPILPLALALTAVAAVSWARGPSGTHWSRQGCAALGRCCPGRDPTCAARGPPRCFCDQACREVRDCCPDYARACPAVSCVVAEWSSWSRCVKPCQVSYRLRQRHVLQEPRNGGAPCPPLEERAGCVEYWNHQGVECQQSLLPALITTGSYGKEREKRGVPKKQETIGYCVQFRLGPVPGSCQQVRAPHAQWTRYLTQGHTVCVRCEWPAQDARSQRCYGDGGGAGGHQLSLWQAAGHPRCRGTWERLGQLRDCSCPEVHSLVFL